The following DNA comes from Desulforegula conservatrix Mb1Pa.
CTGGTGGGCCCGGTCAAGGATAAGCAGTTCCATGTATTCAGAGGGCTTGCAGCTGGCGAACAGCCCGACATGGGTTACAAAAACACAAGACTTTCACCAAAGTCCATAGCTTTCCCGGCATCTGAAACCATGCTGGTTTATAATCTGGACGAAAATGTGGAAGGCCATCATATAATGAAAGAGGCTGAAAAGGATTATTCAGCCCAGGCCGTAATCGGCATCAGACCATACGACGCCAAGGCTTTCAAACTTGTTGAACTCAACTTCAACAATCCTGATTATCAGGATCCTTACTGGGTAAAGGCTTATGAATGCACAACCTTCATAGGCCTTGCGATCAACAGCCCTGACCAGTTTGATTTTTCCACAAGCTGCGGAACAGGGCCATTTGATGACTCGGCTCTGGATGTAATGCTTGTTGATGCTGGTGACAGCTACCTTGCAAAGGTGATGACAGACAAGGGATCTGCCTGGATGAACGCTGCGGGTTTTTCAGCTGAAGCAGGAGCAGACGCTGCCGCAAAGATAGACAGCATGAAAGCAGCAGCTGAAGCAAAGATCACTTCCAAGGTTTCGTTTGACAAGATCAAGGACAAAACCATACTCGATCTTTTCAATGCACCTTTCTGGAAAGAAGTTGCCTTCGGATGCATCAACTGCGGAACATGCACATACGCATGCCCGACATGCTGGTGCTTTGATATCCAGGATGTGACAAAGGGAAAGAACGGCATACGCACCAAGAACTGGGATTCCTGCATGACTGGCCTTTTTACGGTTCACGCTACAGGTCACAATCCAAGAGAGCACGAGTGGGAGCGCACACGCCAGAGATTCATGCACAAACTCAAGTACTTCCTTGACAAGTATAACCAGGGAATCATGTGTGTGGGCTGCGGCCGCTGTGTTGAGCAATGTCCTGCCAACATAGACGTTCGTGAGGTATGTAACAAGATGAACGCATATAACCCCGGCTGTTAAGAGCTGGAATTTAGATGCTGGCTTTGTTTTCCGCTCTTGATAAGGGCGGAAAACCGCCGGGCGAGGAGAACATATGCAGAATCCATATAAACCATATCCGGTGCGCATAGACGATATTCAGATTGCCACCGAAGATAAGAGCCTCAAGACCTTCAAGTTTGTATTTCTTGATCCTGAGGACGAAAACAGATTTGCCTATCAGGCAGGTCAGTTTGGTGAACTTTCGATTCCTGGTCAGGGCGAAATTCCGATTGGTATTGCCTCCTCTCCTACAGAGAAGGGCTTTGTGATGTTTACCGTATTCAGGACAGGTAAGGTCACAGGCTATCTCCACGAGATGAAGGTGGGCGACATAATGGGTATCAGGGGGCCACTCGGCAACTGGTATCCGTGGGACATTCTTGAAGGCAAGAATATCCTTATAGTAGGCGGTGGTTTTGCTTTCACCACACTCAGATCATCCATCAAGATGATGCTTGATCCTGCCAACCGCAAGAAGTTCGGACGAATTGACGTTGTATACGGCGCAAGAAGTCCCGGAATGCTTCTTTACAAGGAAGAACTGATGGAATGGCAACAGCGTGATGACATAAACATGCACATCACAGTTGACAGAACTGATGATCCGAACTGGAAGTATCATACCGGCTTTGTTCCAGCAATTACCGAGAAGGTCGCGCCGCCTGCAAGCGATGACACTTATGCAATTATCTGCGGCCCGCCTGTAATGATCAAGTTCACCCAGCCTGTTCTGGATAAACTTGGATATAAGCATGACCACATAATTATGAGTCTTGAAAACCGCATGAAGTGCGGAATAGGCATGTGCGGTCGCTGCAACATAGGTAAGGAGCTGGTCTGTAAGGACGGCCCGGTATTTACACTTGAAGAGCTCAACAAGACTCCGAAGGAATACTAAGAAGTATTCGGGGTTTGAATATCCGGTTTTTCCTAAAGGTTTATTTATTGACAATAAATAATGTTTAAGATAGAAAAGCCGGAATATTTTTCGAGAATAATTGGGGTATAACCAATAAATTATATTACAGGAGGCTCTACGTAAAATGGCAACTAATGTAGAATTTCAGGGTAAAACTTTCGTAGTTGATGAGGATGGTTTCCTCGAAGATTTCAATACCTACACTGCAGAGTGGGTTGATTACTGCAAGAAGGAAGAAGGTATCGAAACTCTTTCTGACGAACATTGGCAGGTAATTAACGTTCTTCAGGACTACTACAAGAAGAACGGCATTGCGCCAATGGTTCGCGTTCTTTCAAAACTTACCGGTTTCAAACTCAAGCACATCTATGAGCTCTTCCCTTCAGGACCTGGTAAGGGAGCTTGCAAGATGGCTGGTCTTCCAAAACCAACCGGTTGCGTATAGTTTCTATCTTGCTATAATGCTTGTTAAAAGGCTCTGCTTTAAAGCAGAGCCTTTTTATTTCCATGTTTGTATTATTCTTCATAAAGATTTTCGACAAAAATTTGGTTTCTTGTCCTATAATCACACAATCAGGAAGTCTTTGCAGAGCTTATTAAAAAGCGATTCTCCGAAGGCATTTATAACTGAGAATAAGACATGGCCACAAAAATAAGTAGTCGGAGAGATGCAATGCACATGCTGAACGTCAAATCCAGATCACGAAACGAGCTAATCGACATAACTGCCGATGTGACTGAATATGTTGCAGCGTCATGTGTAACGGATGGTTTGTGTATAGTCTTTACACCCCACACCACAGCAGCGATCACCATTAATGAAAATGCTGATCCTGATGTACCAAGGGATTTTGTCTCAGCTCTTTCAAAGGTTTTTCCCGTTGATATGGATTTCAGGCACAATGAGGGGAATTCGGATGCTCACCTGAAATCAAGTGTAGTTGGCTGTTCTGAGTTAGTGATAATTCAAAATGGCAGGCCTTTGCTCGGCACATGGCAGGGGCTTTTTTTCTGTGAATTTGATGGCCCGAGAAACCGCAAGGTTTTTATAAAAATGATAGGATAAATAATCAATTCATGAGTAATGGCAATGCAAATATTAGATGAAACTGACAAGAGAATCCTTAATCGCATACAGTCTGATTTTCCTATAACCGAGCGCCCTTATCAGGCCATTGCAAAGGACCTTGGGCTTGATGAAAAACTGGTCATCGACCGAGTCAGGAGGTTGAAAGACAGCGGAATAATAAGGCGCATAGGCGGCAATTTCGGGCCTGAAAAATTAGGCTATTGCAGTACACTGTGTGCAGCTCAGGTACCAGAAGACAAAATAGATGAATTTGCCATGGTAGTTAACAGTTACCCTGGTGTTACACATAATTATCTGAGAGAACATCCACTTTATAATGTCTGGTTTACTTTTATTGAACCGACAAGAGAGACTATTGAGACAAATCTTAAGGAAATCTCAGAAAAAACCGGGGTTAAGAAAATAATCAATCTCCCGGCAACCATGGTTTTTAAGATAAAGGCTCATTTTAATCTGTAATTAAAAAGAATGCCTGAGAACATCATTAAAATCGCCATTGCCATCAGTAACTCCCAGGTTGGCAAAATTGCTTTGAATATAGAAGCAATGAAAAGACAGGTGAATGAAGCTGCAAGTAATGGCGCTTCTCTTATCTGTTTTCCAGAAATGAATATAACCGGTTATTATAACAGCCTTGAGCTGAAAAACTGGTCTCTGCCAAACGAATGCCCTGAACTTGACATTATTTTACAACTTGCTTCAAGTTTTTCAATCACCATTCTTGCCGGATTTTCCGAGATTGACCCTGAACAAAATGTGTATGCCACCCACGGCGTATTTTATCCGAACGGCCAAAAATATTTTTACAGAAAACTTCATATTGCACCACCTGAAAAAGGAATTTTTCAAAAAGGCAGTGAAGTTCCGGTGTTTGATTATCTTGGTGTAAAATTTGGTGTTCAGCTATGCTATGACGCTCATTTTCCAGATCTTTCCACAATAATGTCGCTTAAGGGTGTTGATTTGATTTTTTTCCCCCATGCGTCACCCCGCGGAAACTCTGAAAAAAAAATGCTGTCGTGGTTGCGTCATCTAACTGCCAGGGCTTTTGACAACGGAATCTATGTCGCAGCCTGCAACCAGTGTGGAGAAAATGGAAAGGGGCTTTCATTCCCCGGTGTCGCACTCGTTGTTTCACCATCAGGAGAACTTGAGTCTTCTCTTCTCACCGAGAATGATGATATACTTTACCTTGAATTCTCAAAAAAAACGCTGGCTGATTTCAGATCCAGCAGAATGAAGTACTTTCTTCCAAACAGAAGAACAGACCTTTTTGATTTATAATTCACCAAATTTTTGAGCTATTGCACAAAAGGAACAAATATATGAATCTGAAATTAAGATTTTTTGCGTCAATATTTTTTATTCTGTTCTCAATTTCAGCGGCCTTTGCAGAGGATTCAGCACCAATAGCGCCAGATGCTACTTATCAAAGCCAGATACAGCAAAAAAATTCCAACGATCATTATGATCTTGTATCTGCTGTCAGAATCAAGCCTCCTGTTACATTCTGCGGAGAGAACGTGCCTGTAGAGAATGCTGATGTAAAAGAAAGGCTTGAGACAGAGCTCCTTTTAATGGCCTGGGACAAAGCCCAGACAGTACTTTGGATGAAAAGGGCAGGGAGATATTTTCCTCATATTGAAAAACAGCTTAAAGAGAAGGGGCTGCCTGATGATATTAAATATATTGCAATAATTGAAAGTTCACTCAGGTCCGGAGTTAACTCAAGTGCCGGTGCTTCGGGATTCTGGCAGTTCATAGAATCAACGGGCGCAAAATATGGACTCGATGTTAATCCTGTTCTTGATGAACGCAGGAATCTGGTTCTTTCAACAAATGCGGCTCTTCAGTATTTTTCCAGCCTTCATTCTCTGTTTGGAACCTGGTCACTTGCTGCAGCAGCTTATAATATGGGGGAATATGGGCTTAAGGAGAGAATAGAATCTCAGGAAACCAGGGATTATTACAATCTTTACCTTCCCAATGAAACAATGCGGTATGTATTCCGGGCAATTGCGGTAAAAATGATTTTCTCAGAACCCGCCAAATACGGTTTTAATCTTAACGGTGATGATGTCTATAAACCTGTCGAGGCAGATCAGGTTACGGTCAGCTGTCCATATAGAATAAGTATTATGCTCATATCAAAGGCGGCCCAGACTTACTATAAAACAATACGAGATTTGAATCCTGAGATTAAGGGCTCTTTCCTTGAAAAGGGTGAATACAAATTATCTATTCCAAAGGGTTCTTTATCAGGTTTCATTTCCAGATTTGAGGCTAATTTGAGGGATAATAATCTCCTTCACTTTTACGGGATAAGAAAAACCCATGTTATAAAAGAAGGAGAAAGTATCAGTATCCTGTCAGAACGATTCGGTGTAAAGCCGGAAACCCTCAAGAAATGGAATGGGCTGGATTCTGAAAGTGAGATGGTTGCCGGTAAAAAAATTATTTATTACTCGAGAATGTAAATTGATTTTCAAACTGTCCCTTTATCTCTGATTAATAATATTATCCTTGATTTTACTGTAAATTTTTTGCGGAGCTTTTTCAAAAAGCGACCCGCCGACAAAAAGCTGACGTCTGATTACGAGCAAAGTACGCTATAATCCGACCTTCGAATTGCCCATACACGGCACAGATTTTGATTTTTATAAATACTTGTGTATAACGCGGATGTTTAAATCATTCCTTAGATTAAAAGGTTTATCCTTTTTTTAAATTAAAGCAGGCGGTTTTAGAAATTTGAATATGAATACCCGTATTGTTGATACTATTATGAGCAAGAATGAGGCATTGAGTGTCTCTGGCTTGAATAATTCTGGAAAGGCTCTGCTCATCAGCGAGCTGTGCAAAAATCAGAAAAGACCTGTCTGGATAATTGTTGAAACCCAGAAAGATGCCGACAGGATTGCCTCAGACATATCTTTTTTCAGTCCTGACACAGAAGTCGAGTTTCTGCCGCCATATAATATTCTGCCTCTTAAAAATCTTTCAAAAGGCCCTGACTCCTCTGACAGTAGAATAAGTCTTTTTTACAGGCTGATGAACAATGAGTTCAAGGGTGCTATCATTATCACTCCTGAAGCTCTTATCCAAAAAGTTATTCCTGTCAAATCCCTTTCTGATAATCTTGATCTTCTTATAAAAAACGAATCCATTGACCTTGACGCATTCATAAGTGGTCTCATGGCCTGCGGGTATGAGAGGGCCGCAATTGTTGAAAATCCTGGGGACTTCTGTTTAAGGGGAGGTATTCTTGATGTTTTCTCACCAATATACAGTGAGCCTCTTAGATTGGAATTTTTTGGGGATGTCGTGGATGACATCAGATTTTTTTCCCCTGAAACCCAGAAAAAAACAGGAACTGCGCATGAGGTTGTTATTGTTCCTGCAAAGGAGACCATCTTCAGATCGAAGGATGCTGACGCAATAATAGGCAGAATAAGAAAACATGCGGCAGATTGCGGCCTTACCGCTAAGCAGGCCAGGGAAACCATTGACAGACTTAAGAATGAGGGGCTTTATCAAGGCATAGAGACTCTTCTTCCTTTTTTCCATGAAACCCTTGGTAGTATTTTTGATTATATATCTGAGGGTTCTGTTTTTATCGTCGATGAACCAAGATCCATTGAAAAGAGAGCCCGTGACTTCAGGGAGCTTGTGCATGATAATTTTGAAAAATCAGTATCAGGCGGGAAAATAGCATCAGAGGCTGATCAGATAAGCCTTTCCTGGGAGGATGCGTCAGGCTTTATTGACAGACTTAAACCCTTGATTTTCAAGGATCTTGAAATCACGGACAGCCAGCGCGTTATAAAAGATCTTGATGTAAGCTACGAGGATAATTCTGATCTAACTACAAAGCTTAAAAATATTTCAGGTCGTGAGAATCTATTTGGCCCACTTGCTGACTGGATAAATATCAGAAAAGAGCAGGGCCTTTGCGTACTTCTTCTTGCCGCAACAAAATCCCAGGCCGAAAGACTTCATGAAATAGTGTCAACTTATGGAGTTAACGCTCACCTCATGACTGGCTGTCCTGATTTCGTTCGTCAGCAATCCATGGTTTATGTTTGTACAGGTAGATTGTCCAAGGGGTTCACATGGCCCGATAAAGGCTTAGCCGTCGCTGTTGAAGATGAAATATTCGGACTCAAATACCACAGGAGAAGAACAAGAAAGCCTTCAAGCATAAGAGAGAGCTTCCTTGCCCTTGAAGAACTTGCCAGCGGCGATCTTATCGTTCATTCCGAACACGGGATAGGCATGTACCAAGGACTTGAGAAACTGAGCTTTGGGCCTGTTGTAAACGATTTTCTTCTTATAACATATCAGGGCGGTGATAAACTTTTCATACCTGTTGACCGCATAAACACGATTCAGAAATACCTTGGAGTAGAGGAGCATGTTCCTGTCCTTGATAAAATGGGTGGAAAATCCTGGGACAAGGCAAAGGAAAAGGCAAAAAAAGAAGTTGAGAAAATTGCTGGAGAGCTGCTCGCTCTTTACGCAGCTCGAAAGGCCCAGGAAGGTTACTCATTCGCTCCTCCGGATCATTTTTTCAGGGATTTTGAGGCATCGTTTCCGTATGACGAGACACCAGATCAGCTTAAGGCCATTGATGATGTTCTTGGCGACATGGGCAGTTCTATACCCATGGACAGGCTTGTATGCGGTGACGTTGGCTACGGCAAGACAGAGGTCGCATTAAGGGCTGCCTTCAAGGCTGTCAGCGACAGTAAACAGGCCGTAATTCTTGTTCCAACGACTATCCTCGCAGAACAGCATTTTCGGTCTTTTAAGACAAGATTTGAAAGATATCCTGTAAGGCTTGCTTGTCTTAACCGTTTCAGAACCAAAAAAGAACAGCATGAGATTGTCGAAGGTCTTAAAAACGGTTCTATTGATATAGTTGTCGGAACCCACAGACTTCTTCAAAAAGACATAGAATTCAAGGATGTTGGCCTTATTGTAATAGATGAGGAACAGAGATTCGGGGTAAAGCATAAGGAGAGGCTTAAAAATCTCAGGAAAACCGTAGATGTTTTAGCGCTCAGTGCAACTCCTATCCCAAGAACCCTCCATATGTCCATGATGGGTATAAGGGATATCAGCGTGATAGCGACGCCTCCTGAAGAAAGGGTTCCAATAAAGTCCTATCTTTCTGATTATGATGAAAGCATCATATCAAAGGCTGTAAGGTTCGAGCTTGCAAGGGGAGGGCAGATATTCTTCGTCCACAACAATATCGGTTCCCTTGACGCCAAAGTCGAGGAAATCAAAAAGATAGTTCCTGAAGTAAGAATTGGAACTGCCCACGGTAAAATGTCCGAAGAAGAACTTGAAAAAAGCATGATAGGATTCATCAACCGTGATTTTGACATGCTTGTCTGTACGACAATTATCGAATCGGGCCTTGATATCCCATCTGCCAATACAATGATAATAAACAAGGCTGACAGATTCGGTCTGTCCCAGATATATCAGCTTAAAGGAAGAATAGGTCGCGGATCTGAGCAGGCCTTTGCTTATCTTCTTCTTGATGAAGGCGCGACAATAAGCAAGGATGCCCAGAAGCGTCTTAAGGTTCTTATGGAATACAGCGACCTTGGTTCAGGTTTTCATATTGCCATGAGCGACCTCCAGATTCGAGGAGGAGGAGCGGCCCTTGGCGTGTCCCAGTCTGGTCATATTGCAGCTGTCGGATATGATATGTTCCTTCAGCTGCTTGACGAGGCTGTCGCGGATATGAAGGGCGAGCCAAAAACAGAAGCCCTCGAACCTGAAATAAACATAGTCATGTCTTCATTCATTCCTGAATCATATGTGCCTGATCTTGATCAGAGACTGCATATTTACAGACGTCTTTCACGGATGACGAATCTTAATGAGATAGGCGCTTTCAGGGAAGAGATGACAGAAAGATATGGAAAACCGCCTTTGGAGGCTCTGAATATACTTCTCAAAATTATGATCAGAATTCTTGCAATCAGATGTGGTATAAAAAGGGTGGATCTGAGTGAGACAACACTTGTTCTGCAATTTTCTCCAATTCACCTGAAAAAGCCTTTTGCCCCTGCCGAATATGCGGCCTCCAAAAAAGGCTCCTGCGTATTCACATCAGACAATACTCTAAAGATCGACCTTGGAGAACAGAACATAACCCAGGCGCTCGCCAAGGCCAGAAATGTATTGAAAGAGCTTTCGGCCCGTGTTAACAATTAACGCTTTATTTATTCAAGGTATTTAAAAGGCTTTTTAGAGGCTGCGGTGAAAAAAAAAATTATAATACACCTTTTATTAGCAACACTTCTTATAACTTTTTCAGGTTGTTCCTTTATCCCGAAAGACAAGGATAAGGTTCTTGTAAAAGTCGGGAAGAAGTCAGTAACTGTTTTTGATTATAAACAGGCGCTTGAGCTGGCCAAGACCGCTTATCCGCACAATGTGACCCAAAATCCCGCTGAGTTTAAAATCGTTCTGAATGAACTTCTTCACGATCTTGTTGAAGAGCTTATTCTTCAGAATGCTGCGGAGTCCATGGGAGTTACCATATCAAAAGAAGCTCTCAAGGCCGAGGTCGACAGAATAAAGGCTGATTATCCGGACAATACGTTTGAACAGATGCTTTTAGAAAATGCCATACCTTATGATGCCTGGGAGGACAGGCTCAGGATACAGCTTCTCATGGATAAGGTAATTAACGAGGCGCTTATCAAAAATGTCGTTGTAACCCCTGAAGAGACAAAGGAATATTATAATAGCATTTATTTGCCTGAGCATGGAGGAGTGCCTGAAGAGGGAATGACAGAAGAGCAGATTACAAAGTCCATCCTCGAGAACCTTAAAAGAAAAAAAGCAGAGGATGCATATGAGGATTGGCTGGGCAAAGTGCAGTCTCAATACAAGATAGATATTAACAAAGCCGAATGGCAAAAAATTATTTCTCAGAATGCCGGATAATATAATGACAAAAAAAAGTTTTAGAGTATCAGCTGTTTTTACAATTATTACCATTTCTGCCCTTGCCTGTATGTTGCTTGACAGATCTGTATTAAATGCCCAAACTACTGTTGTGGATAGAATCGTTGCAATTGTTAATCAGGATATTATTACGCTTTCAGAACTCACAAAAGCAACTGCTCCTTATGAAAAAATGGTTAAGGAAAAAAAATATCCGTCAGAACAGGAGCAACAGCTTGTTTTCAAGATAAGAAAAGATGCCATTGAAAGACTCGTTGAAAAGGCCTTAACTGATCAGGAAGTTAAAAAATACGGCATAACGGTTTCTGACAAGGAACTCGATTCCTCTGTGGAGCGCTTTAAAGAACAAGGCGCTCTTAATGACGAAGATTTCAGAAAAGCTCTTGCCAGGGAAGGGATGACTCCGGAAGGCTTCAGGGAAGAAACAAGGGGCAGAATTCTCAGGTCAAAACTCGTTAATGCCATGGTCAAGTCCAAAATTGTCATCACTGAAGAAGATATCAAAAAATACCACGAAAAAACCACAGGCACCAAAGATGACGGTAAAATGCATCATCTTTTCCACATCCTGAAATCATATGAAAATAAAACAGATTCTGCGGGCGGTATTTCTCCGAAAGAAGAAATGGATCAGATTTTATCAAGGCTGAAAAACGGAGAGGATTTCTCTGTTGTTGCAAAACTGACGTCTGAGTCGCCAACAGCTGAATCTGGAGGAGATCTAGGATTGTTCAATATCGGAGATCTTTCTACAGAAATCAAAGGCGCTGTTGAAAAATTAAGTCCAGGTGAGTTTTCGGACGTTGTTCAGACTTCCCAAGGGTATCAGATTTTTTTTCTGAAGGAAATTGTGGATGCTCAGTCAAAGTCCTACACGGATTCATCGAGTGAAATTGAAGAAAAATTATATAACGAAATAATCGAGGAAAAATTTAAGACCTGGCTTGATGGTCTTAAGGAAAAGTCATACATAAAGATCATTAACTAATAAGTCATGAATCAGGAGTTGTGTGGTAACAAATGGAAGAAGGAGGGATGCAGAGAGATTTTGGTGATTATTTCAGGAATGCCCGCATGGAACATGGCATATCCCAGGAATCACTTTCAAAACTGACTAAAATCCCACTCTACCATATTGTTTCACTTGAAAACAGTGATCATGAAGCCCTGCCGGAATGCGTTTATGTCAAAGGGTTCATAGCTGCCTGTTGCGGAGTACTCGGTCTTAAGTCTGAAGAGATGGCTGCTTTTTACATGGAACGCAGACGGTTGT
Coding sequences within:
- a CDS encoding peptidylprolyl isomerase is translated as MTKKSFRVSAVFTIITISALACMLLDRSVLNAQTTVVDRIVAIVNQDIITLSELTKATAPYEKMVKEKKYPSEQEQQLVFKIRKDAIERLVEKALTDQEVKKYGITVSDKELDSSVERFKEQGALNDEDFRKALAREGMTPEGFREETRGRILRSKLVNAMVKSKIVITEEDIKKYHEKTTGTKDDGKMHHLFHILKSYENKTDSAGGISPKEEMDQILSRLKNGEDFSVVAKLTSESPTAESGGDLGLFNIGDLSTEIKGAVEKLSPGEFSDVVQTSQGYQIFFLKEIVDAQSKSYTDSSSEIEEKLYNEIIEEKFKTWLDGLKEKSYIKIIN
- a CDS encoding SurA N-terminal domain-containing protein; amino-acid sequence: MKKKIIIHLLLATLLITFSGCSFIPKDKDKVLVKVGKKSVTVFDYKQALELAKTAYPHNVTQNPAEFKIVLNELLHDLVEELILQNAAESMGVTISKEALKAEVDRIKADYPDNTFEQMLLENAIPYDAWEDRLRIQLLMDKVINEALIKNVVVTPEETKEYYNSIYLPEHGGVPEEGMTEEQITKSILENLKRKKAEDAYEDWLGKVQSQYKIDINKAEWQKIISQNAG
- a CDS encoding 4Fe-4S dicluster domain-containing protein, encoding LVGPVKDKQFHVFRGLAAGEQPDMGYKNTRLSPKSIAFPASETMLVYNLDENVEGHHIMKEAEKDYSAQAVIGIRPYDAKAFKLVELNFNNPDYQDPYWVKAYECTTFIGLAINSPDQFDFSTSCGTGPFDDSALDVMLVDAGDSYLAKVMTDKGSAWMNAAGFSAEAGADAAAKIDSMKAAAEAKITSKVSFDKIKDKTILDLFNAPFWKEVAFGCINCGTCTYACPTCWCFDIQDVTKGKNGIRTKNWDSCMTGLFTVHATGHNPREHEWERTRQRFMHKLKYFLDKYNQGIMCVGCGRCVEQCPANIDVREVCNKMNAYNPGC
- a CDS encoding FAD/NAD(P)-binding protein encodes the protein MQNPYKPYPVRIDDIQIATEDKSLKTFKFVFLDPEDENRFAYQAGQFGELSIPGQGEIPIGIASSPTEKGFVMFTVFRTGKVTGYLHEMKVGDIMGIRGPLGNWYPWDILEGKNILIVGGGFAFTTLRSSIKMMLDPANRKKFGRIDVVYGARSPGMLLYKEELMEWQQRDDINMHITVDRTDDPNWKYHTGFVPAITEKVAPPASDDTYAIICGPPVMIKFTQPVLDKLGYKHDHIIMSLENRMKCGIGMCGRCNIGKELVCKDGPVFTLEELNKTPKEY
- a CDS encoding TusE/DsrC/DsvC family sulfur relay protein, coding for MATNVEFQGKTFVVDEDGFLEDFNTYTAEWVDYCKKEEGIETLSDEHWQVINVLQDYYKKNGIAPMVRVLSKLTGFKLKHIYELFPSGPGKGACKMAGLPKPTGCV
- a CDS encoding nitrilase-related carbon-nitrogen hydrolase; translation: MPENIIKIAIAISNSQVGKIALNIEAMKRQVNEAASNGASLICFPEMNITGYYNSLELKNWSLPNECPELDIILQLASSFSITILAGFSEIDPEQNVYATHGVFYPNGQKYFYRKLHIAPPEKGIFQKGSEVPVFDYLGVKFGVQLCYDAHFPDLSTIMSLKGVDLIFFPHASPRGNSEKKMLSWLRHLTARAFDNGIYVAACNQCGENGKGLSFPGVALVVSPSGELESSLLTENDDILYLEFSKKTLADFRSSRMKYFLPNRRTDLFDL
- a CDS encoding lytic transglycosylase domain-containing protein — its product is MNLKLRFFASIFFILFSISAAFAEDSAPIAPDATYQSQIQQKNSNDHYDLVSAVRIKPPVTFCGENVPVENADVKERLETELLLMAWDKAQTVLWMKRAGRYFPHIEKQLKEKGLPDDIKYIAIIESSLRSGVNSSAGASGFWQFIESTGAKYGLDVNPVLDERRNLVLSTNAALQYFSSLHSLFGTWSLAAAAYNMGEYGLKERIESQETRDYYNLYLPNETMRYVFRAIAVKMIFSEPAKYGFNLNGDDVYKPVEADQVTVSCPYRISIMLISKAAQTYYKTIRDLNPEIKGSFLEKGEYKLSIPKGSLSGFISRFEANLRDNNLLHFYGIRKTHVIKEGESISILSERFGVKPETLKKWNGLDSESEMVAGKKIIYYSRM
- a CDS encoding secondary thiamine-phosphate synthase enzyme YjbQ, whose translation is MHMLNVKSRSRNELIDITADVTEYVAASCVTDGLCIVFTPHTTAAITINENADPDVPRDFVSALSKVFPVDMDFRHNEGNSDAHLKSSVVGCSELVIIQNGRPLLGTWQGLFFCEFDGPRNRKVFIKMIG
- the mfd gene encoding transcription-repair coupling factor; the encoded protein is MNTRIVDTIMSKNEALSVSGLNNSGKALLISELCKNQKRPVWIIVETQKDADRIASDISFFSPDTEVEFLPPYNILPLKNLSKGPDSSDSRISLFYRLMNNEFKGAIIITPEALIQKVIPVKSLSDNLDLLIKNESIDLDAFISGLMACGYERAAIVENPGDFCLRGGILDVFSPIYSEPLRLEFFGDVVDDIRFFSPETQKKTGTAHEVVIVPAKETIFRSKDADAIIGRIRKHAADCGLTAKQARETIDRLKNEGLYQGIETLLPFFHETLGSIFDYISEGSVFIVDEPRSIEKRARDFRELVHDNFEKSVSGGKIASEADQISLSWEDASGFIDRLKPLIFKDLEITDSQRVIKDLDVSYEDNSDLTTKLKNISGRENLFGPLADWINIRKEQGLCVLLLAATKSQAERLHEIVSTYGVNAHLMTGCPDFVRQQSMVYVCTGRLSKGFTWPDKGLAVAVEDEIFGLKYHRRRTRKPSSIRESFLALEELASGDLIVHSEHGIGMYQGLEKLSFGPVVNDFLLITYQGGDKLFIPVDRINTIQKYLGVEEHVPVLDKMGGKSWDKAKEKAKKEVEKIAGELLALYAARKAQEGYSFAPPDHFFRDFEASFPYDETPDQLKAIDDVLGDMGSSIPMDRLVCGDVGYGKTEVALRAAFKAVSDSKQAVILVPTTILAEQHFRSFKTRFERYPVRLACLNRFRTKKEQHEIVEGLKNGSIDIVVGTHRLLQKDIEFKDVGLIVIDEEQRFGVKHKERLKNLRKTVDVLALSATPIPRTLHMSMMGIRDISVIATPPEERVPIKSYLSDYDESIISKAVRFELARGGQIFFVHNNIGSLDAKVEEIKKIVPEVRIGTAHGKMSEEELEKSMIGFINRDFDMLVCTTIIESGLDIPSANTMIINKADRFGLSQIYQLKGRIGRGSEQAFAYLLLDEGATISKDAQKRLKVLMEYSDLGSGFHIAMSDLQIRGGGAALGVSQSGHIAAVGYDMFLQLLDEAVADMKGEPKTEALEPEINIVMSSFIPESYVPDLDQRLHIYRRLSRMTNLNEIGAFREEMTERYGKPPLEALNILLKIMIRILAIRCGIKRVDLSETTLVLQFSPIHLKKPFAPAEYAASKKGSCVFTSDNTLKIDLGEQNITQALAKARNVLKELSARVNN
- the ahbA gene encoding siroheme decarboxylase subunit alpha, which codes for MQILDETDKRILNRIQSDFPITERPYQAIAKDLGLDEKLVIDRVRRLKDSGIIRRIGGNFGPEKLGYCSTLCAAQVPEDKIDEFAMVVNSYPGVTHNYLREHPLYNVWFTFIEPTRETIETNLKEISEKTGVKKIINLPATMVFKIKAHFNL